Proteins co-encoded in one Arachis stenosperma cultivar V10309 chromosome 7, arast.V10309.gnm1.PFL2, whole genome shotgun sequence genomic window:
- the LOC130941919 gene encoding pentatricopeptide repeat-containing protein At2g42920, chloroplastic has translation MASVCCCVLAPSSSPSISKFISDHPCLTMLQNHCSTMKDLKKLHAHMIKTGLVLDPIAASKVLTFCASPHGDTNYAHMVFTRMPKPTLYSWNTIIRCFSRSSTPHLAVSIFIDMLCSDDDYVQPQSLTYPSVFKAFAQLGDVHGGAQLHGRVVKLGLEDDEFICNTIIYMYANSGLLREARRVFDKKVELDVVAWNSMIMGLAKYGEIDESRRMFDAMPERTPVTWNSMISGYVRNGKLMEALELFREMQEEDVETSEFTMVSLLNACAHLGALEHGKWVHNYIKKSGFEFNLIVTTAIIDMYCKCGSIENAIEVFDASSTRGLSSWNSIIIGLAMNGHEREAIQYFSKLKCSSLKPDSVSFIGVLTACKYLGAIDRAKDYFAQMMNEYDIEPSIKHYTCMVEVLGQAALLEEAEELIRDMPIEPDAIIWGSLLSSCAKHGNVEMAKRAAERVCKLNPSDASGYVLMSNVQAASKQFEEAIEHRLLMKRLTEKEPGCSSIELDGEVHEFLAGGRLHPKTQEIYYLLNDSSFTPED, from the coding sequence ATGGCAAGTGTTTGTTGTTGTGTACTTGCtccatcatcatcaccatccaTATCCAAGTTCATCTCTGACCATCCATGCCTAACCATGCTCCAAAACCACTGTTCCACCATGAAAGACCTCAAAAAGCTCCATGCTCACATGATCAAAACTGGTCTTGTTCTTGACCCCATTGCTGCCAGCAAAGTCCTCACCTTTTGTGCTTCCCCACATGGTGACACCAACTATGCACACATGGTGTTCACCAGAATGCCTAAACCAACTCTCTATTCTTGGAACACCATCATAAGGTGCTTCTCTAGAAGCTCAACCCCACATCTTGCTGTATCAATTTTTATTGACATGTTGTGTTCTGATGATGATTATGTTCAGCCGCAAAGCTTGACTTATCCTTCTGTTTTCAAGGCTTTTGCTCAACTTGGTGATGTCCATGGTGGTGCTCAGCTTCATGGGAGGGTTGTGAAATTGGGTCTTGAAGATGATGAGTTCATTTGTAATACTATCATATATATGTATGCTAATAGTGGCTTGTTAAGAGAGGCTAGAAGAGTGTTTGATAAGAAAGTtgaacttgatgttgttgcttGGAACTCAATGATTATGGGGCTTGCAAAATATGGGGAAATTGATGAGTCTAGGAGGATGTTTGATGCAATGCCTGAAAGAACCCCAGTTACTTGGAATTCCATGATCAGTGGTTATGTTAGGAATGGGAAGCTTATGGAGGCGTTGGAGCTTTTTCGCGAGATGCAAGAAGAAGATGTTGAGACCAGTGAATTCACAATGGTGAGCTTGTTGAATGCTTGTGCTCACTTAGGAGCTCTTGAACATGGAAAATGGGTTCATAATTACATAAAAAAGAGTGGTTTCGAGTTTAATCTTATTGTCACTACGGCAATAATTGACATGTATTGCAAGTGTGGATCTATTGAAAATGCTATTGAAGTGTTTGATGCATCATCCACAAGAGGGTTATCAAGCTGGAACTCAATTATAATAGGCTTAGCCATGAATGGACACGAGAGAGAAGCAATTCAGTACTTCTCTAAGCTTAAATGTTCAAGTCTAAAGCCAGATAGTGTCAGTTTCATTGGTGTTCTAACTGCTTGTAAATATTTAGGAGCAATTGATAGAGCAAAGGACTACTTTGCACAAATGATGAATGAGTATGATATTGAACCTTCAATAAAACACTACACTTGCATGGTTGAAGTGTTAGGCCAAGCGGCATTGCTAGAAGAGGCAGAAGAACTGATAAGAGATATGCCTATAGAACCAGATGCTATTATCTGGGGATCTCTGCTCTCATCTTGTGCGAAGCATGGGAATGTAGAGATGGCGAAACGGGCTGCAGAAAGAGTTTGCAAGTTGAATCCGAGTGATGCAAGTGGTTATGTACTTATGTCTAATGTTCAGGCTGCGTCAAAACAGTTTGAAGAGGCAATTGAGCACAGGCTTTTGATGAAGAGGTTGACCGAGAAAGAACCAGGTTGTAGTTCAATTGAACTAGATGGAGAAGTTCATGAATTTCTAGCTGGAGGGAGGTTGCATCCTAAAACTCAAGAAATTTACTACTTACTTAATGACTCAAGTTTTACACCTGAAGATTGA
- the LOC130939240 gene encoding AT-hook motif nuclear-localized protein 16: MRRNRIWRLVGRDNEIASKPEDIAKVAEDYFCDIFTSSCSADPNPYLEDLESKVTASMNRRLQRPVTMNEIKRATFSIHAQSAPVGGDIFKAVRSFFYSGRILKSFNHTQICLIPKVPDASDMAQNKSNTILLTCRNILILRTYMCKFYAKYKAFLYGEKCGSWLILCTRKQEQEKGNLNNNNNNNNNNNNKSGIDVTLISATTKVPKAVSPVSSAAEGEALRRPRGRPAGSKNKPKPPIIVTRDSANALKAHAMEVSSGCDVNESLLNFARRKQRGLCILSGTGCVTNVTLRQPASSGAIVTLHGRFEILSLLGSILPPPAPPGITGLTIYLAGAQGQVVGGAVVGALIASGPVVIMAASFMHATFDRLPLEDEELTAAMQNQHYQNGRATHHLDISDLYAMPQNLLTNGTMAPEIYSWAPGRNLSKS; this comes from the exons ATGCGAAGGAACAGAATTTGGAGATTAGTGGGGAGGGACAATGAGATTGCATCGAAACCGGAGGATATTGCAAAGGTAGCTGAAGACTACTTTTGCGATATTTTTACTTCTTCTTGTTCGGCTGATCCGAATCCATACTTAGAGGATTTGGAGTCTAAAGTTACAGCTTCCATGAACCGTAGGCTCCAAAGGCCAGTAACTATGAACGAGATCAAAAGAGCTACATTTAGTATTCATGCTCAGAGTGCTCCTG TTGGAGGTGACATTTTTAAGGCAGTGAGAAGTTTCTTTTACAGTGGCAGAATTCTGAAAAGTTTCAATCATACtcaaatttgtttgattccaaaGGTGCCAGATGCCAGTGACATGGCTCAG AACAAGAGCAATACAATTCTTCTGACATGCAGGAACATTCTCATATTAAGAACATATATGTGCAAATTCTATGCTAAATATAAAGCATTCTTATATGGTGAAAAATGTGGTAGTTGGCTAATATTGTGCACAAG AAAGCAAGAACAAGAAAAAGGTAAcctgaataataataataataacaataataataataataataagtctGGCATTGATGTTACTCTAATATCTGCCACCACCAAAGTTCCAAAAGCAGTTTCACCGGTTTCCTCTGCTGCCGAGGGGGAAGCCTTAAGGCGGCCGCGTGGCAGGCCTGCCGGCTCCAAGAACAAGCCGAAGCCACCAATAATTGTGACAAGGGACAGTGCTAATGCACTCAAAGCTCATGCTATGGAAGTAAGCTCTGGCTGTGATGTGAATGAGAGCTTGTTGAACTTTGCAAGGAGGAAGCAGAGAGGCCTCTGCATACTAAGTGGAACTGGCTGTGTGACAAATGTAACTCTGCGCCAACCGGCCTCATCCGGCGCCATTGTGACTCTTCACGGCCGATTCGAGATCCTCTCATTGCTGGGGTCAATCCTTCCCCCACCAGCACCACCAGGAATCACTGGCCTCACCATTTACTTGGCTGGTGCTCAGGGGCAAGTTGTAGGAGGTGCTGTTGTTGGTGCCTTGATTGCTTCAGGACCTGTTGTGATCATGGCTGCATCATTCATGCATGCTACCTTCGATCGCCTGCCATTGGAAGACGAAGAACTCACGGCTGCAATGCAGAATCAGCATTACCAAAACGGACGCGCCACACATCATCTCGATATCTCAGACTTGTATGCAATGCCACAGAACCTTCTCACCAATGGAACAATGGCACCAGAGATATATTCTTGGGCACCAGGGAGGAACTTGTCAAAAAGCTGA
- the LOC130939239 gene encoding F-box protein At3g07870-like has product MIRPFRSRIFRLVEYDPIEWHERRNNPCCCRVFDVLNHSSSSIKLDPKFEIPLPGPKSLKGRELYIEVLPCNGLFYLSDPEYRNSSLVCNPITGEFIRLPKIPPVQKHCKQIHWGFGFHPKTNQYKLVRIHIFEDHSMVFEMHTVGISTWINIEIDYPKNLINLCEIGTYLNGALHWIGLDVDGNVSIWAFNFDTEKFQTFSMAPRDPGTKLILFEFRNSLCLIYFNKLLGTMWRMERYGVGESWTPIFQHSASSDSTYQLHDCIAYHDPENQEFRILLTTPWYDDHFQIVHHVPSLIRLKDIIIGDNVLVQNIYS; this is encoded by the coding sequence ATGATCCGACCCTTTCGTTCCAGAATCTTTCGCCTTGTTGAATATGATCCAATTGAATGGCATGAACGGAGAAACAATCCATGCTGCTGCAGGGTGTTTGACGTCCTGAATCATAGTAGTAGCAGCATAAAACTTGATCCTAAATTTGAGATTCCTCTACCTGGTCCTAAATCATTAAAGGGTAGAGAACTTTATATTGAAGTACTTCCTTGTAATGGTCTTTTTTACTTGAGTGATCCAGAGTATAGAAACAGTTCACTTGTTTGCAACCCAATAACAGGTGAGTTCATAAGGCTTCCAAAAATCCCTCCAGTCCAGAAACACTGCAAGCAAATACATTGGGGTTTTGGTTTCCACCCAAAAACAAACCAATACAAGCTAGTGAGAATACATATCTTTGAAGATCATAGTATGGTTTTTGAAATGCACACAGTTGGAATATCGACATGGATAAATATTGAGATAGATTATCCCAAGAATTTGATAAATTTGTGTGAGATTGGTACTTATTTAAACGGGGCACTTCATTGGATTGGTTTAGATGTTGATGGAAATGTCTCGATATGGGCCTTCAATTTCGACACGGAGAAGTTTCAAACCTTCTCTATGGCGCCCAGGGATCCAGGTACAAAACTCATCTTATTTGAATTCAGGAATTCTCTTTGcttgatatattttaataagCTGCTTGGCACAATGTGGAGGATGGAAAGATATGGAGTTGGAGAATCTTGGACTCCTATTTTCCAGCATTCTGCAAGTTCCGACAGTACATATCAATTACATGATTGCATTGCCTACCATGATCCTGAAAATCAAGAGTTTAGGATTTTGTTGACTACTCCGTGGTATGATGACCATTTTCAAATAGTTCACCATGTTCCGTCTCTCATTCGATTGAAGGATATTATCATCGGAGATAATGTTTTGGTGCAGAATATTTATTCATGA
- the LOC130941842 gene encoding glucan endo-1,3-beta-glucosidase 12-like, whose protein sequence is MERCVNYYVMFLLLSQFLCSGCSYRTMKEESRHVNVLLNDAQIFTTQKDITTPIATIPNLVPTTPTFSTSPFINPNSNPDSTSVSPASTIPITTPPTTVNSSPVSSGASWCIASPSASQTSLQVALDYACGYGGDDCSAIQPGGICYIPNTIQQHASYAFNKYYLKNPVPNSCNFGGAALITNTNPSTTTCQYPSTSTSSSVLNTTNSIGANVFGSVPVPTNPSPSAAADTSHSYAKICVTLWMSIFILI, encoded by the exons ATGGAAAGATGTGTAAACTACTATGTAATGTTTCTTCTACTGAGTCAGTTCCTATGTTCGG GTTGTTCATATAGGACAATGAAGGAAGAAAGTAGACATGTGAATGTACTATTAAATGATGCTCAAATTTTCACCACACAAAAAGATATCACCACTCCAATTGCAACAATTCCAAACTTGGTTCCAACCACACCAACTTTTTCAACATCTCCATTCATAAACCCTAATTCAAACCCTGATAGTACTAGTGTTTCTCCCGCATCAACAATCCCAATTACTACTCCACCTACCACAGTGAATTCATCACCAGTTTCTTCAGGTGCAAGCTGGTGCATTGCAAGCCCTAGTGCCTCACAAACTTCATTGCAAGTTGCATTGGACTATGCTTGTGGCTATGGTGGTGATGATTGCTCAGCAATTCAACCTGGTGGAATATGTTACATTCCAAATACTATTCAACAACATGCTTCTTATGCATTCAATAAGTATTATCTCAAGAATCCTGTTCCTAATAGCTGCAATTTTGGTGGAGCTGCTCTCATTACTAACACTAATCCAA GCACTACTACATGTCAGTATCCATCAACAAG tACTAGTTCATCAGTATTGAACACCACAAATTCAATCGGTGCAAATGTGTTTGGTTCAGTTCCAGTGCCCACAAACCCTTCTCCCTCTGCAGCTGCTGACACATCACATAGCTATGCTAAAATTTGTGTCACACTTTGGatgagtatttttattttaatatag